The Thermincola ferriacetica genome has a segment encoding these proteins:
- a CDS encoding NCS2 family permease translates to MLERLFKLRELDTSVGTEVVAGLTTFMTMAYILAVNPIILSGAGMDYNAVFLATALAAGIVTIAMGLFVNFPIALAPGMGLNAYFAAVVASGQMTWQVALGAVFISGVIFLILTVTNIRQLLVEAVPNSMKKAITVGIGLFITFIGVKLSGLTVVFLELLPGKFGGTLEGIAKAGKGVIQPTEWVVQLGNISHGPALLAIIGLLISGLLMARKIKGSLLWGIIITTVIGIPLGVTKIEGFKYALPSFSNVAIGQLDVKGALGAGLITVILTFTFVELFDTFGTLVGTAGKAGLLDEKGNNPKIGRAMLVDALGVSFGALMGTSTVTAYIESAAGIGEGGKTGLTAVTTGIMFLLAIFLAPFFVLIPSAATAPALILVGLLMVSAIRDIDFSEMTEAIPAFLTIVFMPFTQNIANGVSAGIFTYVFLKIATGKAREVHWLMYILVVLVAVRYTMLGSA, encoded by the coding sequence AAAGGTTATTCAAACTCAGGGAATTAGACACCAGTGTCGGAACAGAAGTTGTTGCCGGGTTGACCACTTTTATGACGATGGCCTACATACTTGCCGTCAACCCCATTATTCTCTCCGGGGCAGGCATGGATTACAATGCCGTTTTCCTGGCTACGGCGCTGGCGGCAGGGATAGTTACTATAGCCATGGGGCTGTTCGTGAACTTCCCCATCGCCCTGGCGCCGGGTATGGGTCTGAATGCTTACTTTGCCGCTGTTGTGGCTTCAGGCCAGATGACCTGGCAAGTGGCCCTGGGAGCTGTATTCATTTCCGGAGTTATTTTTTTGATTTTGACAGTAACCAACATTCGACAGTTGTTGGTAGAAGCTGTGCCAAATTCTATGAAAAAAGCAATTACCGTCGGTATTGGATTGTTTATTACTTTTATAGGTGTGAAATTATCCGGGCTTACCGTTGTCTTCCTGGAATTACTGCCCGGCAAATTTGGCGGCACGCTGGAAGGGATTGCCAAAGCAGGCAAAGGTGTTATCCAGCCGACAGAATGGGTGGTTCAACTGGGGAACATCAGTCACGGCCCGGCCCTCCTGGCGATTATAGGTCTGCTTATTTCCGGCCTGTTGATGGCCAGAAAAATCAAAGGTTCTTTGCTCTGGGGAATTATCATAACGACTGTTATAGGCATTCCGTTGGGGGTAACCAAAATTGAAGGTTTTAAGTATGCCCTTCCCTCTTTCAGTAATGTTGCCATAGGCCAGCTTGATGTGAAGGGCGCTCTCGGAGCAGGACTGATTACCGTAATATTGACTTTTACCTTTGTTGAGCTCTTTGATACCTTTGGTACTTTGGTGGGGACTGCAGGCAAAGCGGGACTGCTTGATGAGAAGGGGAATAACCCCAAAATTGGCCGGGCTATGCTGGTTGACGCTCTCGGTGTCAGTTTTGGAGCGCTCATGGGAACCAGTACCGTTACTGCTTATATTGAAAGCGCCGCCGGTATAGGAGAAGGTGGTAAGACAGGCCTTACGGCAGTCACCACCGGAATAATGTTCCTGCTGGCCATTTTTCTGGCGCCTTTTTTCGTTCTCATTCCGAGCGCGGCCACTGCTCCTGCTCTGATTCTCGTGGGTTTATTGATGGTATCGGCCATCAGGGATATTGATTTTTCGGAAATGACTGAGGCCATTCCGGCATTCCTTACCATTGTATTTATGCCTTTTACCCAAAATATTGCCAATGGCGTTTCAGCCGGCATATTTACTTACGTATTTTTAAAAATAGCCACGGGAAAAGCAAGGGAAGTTCACTGGCTGATGTATATACTGGTTGTCCTGGTGGCTGTTAGGTACACTATGCTGGGGAGCGCATAA